The Deinococcus roseus genome includes the window AACCCCTACATCAATTTGCAGGACCAGAGCAGTTACAGCGTGGCTTCCCTGCCTGCAGGGGCAGATCCAGATCCCGGCAACACCCGCCAGTATTTTTACCCCAACCCCACCCAGAACACCCTGCCCAGCAATTGCTTTGATTTTTATTACAACGGGGTGATCACCCGCACTGCAGCGGCCTACAACACCTTTCAGGGCTACAACATCACTGCCACCGCCAGCAATGCCAGCAGTGTGCAGACCTCTGCCAGCAAACAGCTTTACATTGAGAAACTGGTGTCCCAGAACAGAAACTCCATCATCAGCTTTTCGGGGACCACGGCTGTTGAGGTGGGCAAAACCTACCAGTACACCCTGGTGGCTTCCACCGCCACCAACGGTTACGAACAGATCGAGCACTTCCCCAATTTTCCCAACAATCAGTTTCAGGTGCTGTCCATTCAGACGGCTTACAGTGCACCCACCGGACAGAAAAACCAGATTGCCTATGCAGATGCCTGCGGATTTGTGTATTCCTATGCAGGGTCCGTCAACAAGAGCGACTGCCAGGTTGGAGGGACCACGCCCATTGTCGGGGGCAAAGCGGGTGGCGACCCCATCACCACCGTATATACCGTGAAAATTCTGGGTCCCGGAAACGGCACCATCAACAACCTGGTGTACGACTACTCGGGCAGCAGCTACCACTACAACAGCGATTACTTTACCGGTGGGGCCATGAGCTTCACTGCTGTGTACCCTCCCAACCTGACGGTCAGCAAGAGCACCAGCACCAGCACCATCTGGCGCAGCACCACTGGCAACACCGGCAGTTACAGCATCACGGTGGCCAACAGCAGCGCAGCCAACACCGGGACCGCCACCAGCGTGGTGATCTCTGATCCGCTGCCTTCCGGTTTCACTTATGCCTCCACCGGCACCCTTTCCCTGACCGGAGGGGCCACCCGGACCAGCACCAGCAACCCAACTGCAGGCAGCTCCAGTCCCAGCTGGGGAAGTTTCACCATTCCAGCCGGGGGCAGTGTCACCATCCCCTTCAATGTGACCATCGCGGGCAGCACTGCTCTGGGCACCTACCAGAACGGGGTCACCGCCACCTACACCTCGCCAGACGGCACCACCGGGAACACCTCCACTTACAATTCGGCCAGCAGCACCGCCGAAGACATCACCCTGAAAAGCATTGACTGCTCCACCATTTACGCTGTGGTCGGGCAGGTGGCGACCCAGGCCACCACCGGAACCAAATTCCTGACCCTGGACCCCAACACTGGGCTTTTTGGGGCGCAGATTGTGGACATCTCCGGGATTCCCAGCGTGACCGGGGGTTTCGGGGTTTCTCCCACTTTGCAGAAAATTGTGTACGTGGACGGCAACGGAGGCGCGGGTTATGGAGGCATTGCCCGCATTTACACCACCGATGGCAACACCCCGGTGAACACCGGCCACACCATTGCAGACCCCACTGCAGAGCACCAGGTGGGTGTGGACAAGAGCGGCGTTCTGTGGGCCACCCAGTGGACCGGAGCCAAAACCCTCTACCGCTATGCAGGCACCGGGAACGCGGTCAGCCAGGGAAGCATTTCTGCTGCAGACAGCACCCTGCAAACCGAATGGTCCAGCCTCTCTGAAGGGGATTTTGCCTTCGACAATGCCGGAAACATGTGGTTCATCTCCACCAACACCAACGTCACCCCGGACAAGGTGACGCTGTGGATTGTGGATGCCACCAACCGACTGGCCTACAAGGTTGGGGATTTCGGCTCTCTGGTTTCAGGTTCCTTTGCCAAAGGTGCAGAATTTGGACCCGATGGACAGCTCTACATCGGGGTGACCAACCCAGGCACCAACGGCAACGCCACCATCTACAAATACAATCCGGGCACCGGCGCTTTCATCACCCTGACCAGCGCAGCAGGGGCCCTGAGCACCACCTACGATGACATTCAGGACATGGGTTCCTGCATCTATCCAGACACTTCTGATTCTGGTGATGCCCCCAGCAGCTACGGAACCGCCACCCACGTGGCCATCAGCACCATTTACATGGGCAGCCTGGAAGACAAAGAAGCCAACCAGAGCAGCAGCAACGCCACCGCAGACGACACCACTGGTGTGAACGACGACGATGGCATCTCGGCTTTCCCGGTTCTGGCAGCAGGAGCAACCAGCTACTCGATCAGTGGCATCCCGGTGTTCAACAACACAGGCACAGCAGGCAAACTGATCGGCTGGATTGACTTCAACAAAAACGGCACCTTTGAAACCTCTGAAGGTGTGTCTGTGGCTGTGCCCAGCAGTGCCAGCGCACAGACCGTGACCCTGAGCTGGAGTGGGCTTTCAGGCCTGACCGCAGGAAGCACTTTCGCCCGCTTCCGTCTGGGCACCGACACACCGCTGACCACAGCCACCCCCACCGGGATCAGCACCAACGGTGAGGTGGAAGACTACGCCCTCAGCATCATCAACAACACCGATTACTCGGATGCGCCCAGCGGGTACGGCAGCGCCTCACACAACATTGTGCCCACCGTGCGCCTGGGCAGTGTCGCTCCAGATGCAGAAGTCACAGCAGCTTCCAGCAGCAATGCAGACGGCGATGACACCAGCGGCACCGACGATGAAGAAGCCATTTCCTCTTTCCCCCTGCTGACCACGGCTTCTACAACTTATGCCCTGAACAACATCACCGTGCTGAACAACTCTGGCACGACAGGCAAACTGATTGGCTGGATTGACTTCAACCAGAACGGCACCTTTGAAACCACCGAAGCTGCCTCGGTCAATGTGAACAGCAGTGCCAGCACCCAGAGCGTTTCCCTGAGCTGGACGGGATTGTCTGGTCTGGTGGCTGGGACCACCTATGTGCGTTTGCGGATCAGCTCAGATGCCACCCTCACCACCTCCACCCCCACAGGCCTCAAAACCAACGGCGAAGTGGAAGATTACACAATGACCATTCAGGCCGTGGATTACGGAGATGCCCCCAGCAGTTACCTGAGCGCTTCCCACGTGATTTCTTCCAATCTGCGGCTGGGATCGGTGCTTGCAGATGCCGAATCTGGAATGCAGAACAGCGCCACGGCCAATGGTGATGACCTTGCTGGAACCGATGACGAAGATGCCCTTTCGGGCACCGTCAATGTTTCTGCGCTGGGCACTTTCACGCTCTCAAACATCGGGGTGACCAACACCACTGGAAGCACCGCCCGGCTGGTGGGCTGGATCGATTTCAACCGGAACGGCACTTTTGACAGCGCCACCGAAGCAGCAATTGCCACCATCAACAACGGAGCCACCACCGCCACCTTGAGCTGGATGTTGCCTGCAGACCTGCAGGGCGGAGCCAGTTTCCTGAGACTCAGAATCACCACCGACAGCACCATCGCCACCGGAACAGCCAGCACCAGTGTCCCTACAGGTCTGGCCAGCAACGGCGAAATGGAAGACCACCCGGTCAATCTGAACTTTTACACGCTGTCTGGAACAGTGTTCACCGATGTGAATTACGGTGGAGGGGCAGGTCGGGATTACGCCACAGCCAGCAGCAGCGCCACGGCTTCCGGGTTTGCTGCAGGCAGCATGGCCCGTTCGGGTGCCACCGTTGAGCTTTACAGCAGCACGGGAACCTACATCGGCAATGCCACCACCAATGCTTCAGGTCAGTACAGCTTCCTGGTGGCTGCGGGCAGTTACCAGATCCGGGTGGTCAACAGCACTGTGACCAGTGCCAGAACCGGATATGTTGCAGGGTTGCTGCCTGTGCAAACGTATCGGACCAGTGGCAGCACCGGAACGGCAGTGGCTGTGACCAACAAAGTGGGCGGGGAAGACCCCACCCAGGTGGACGCAGCTGCCAACACCACCAGCACCCTTGCAGTCCTCAATGCTGTGGCAGGTCAGGAAGTCCAGTCTCTGACGCCAGTCACGGTTTCCACAGCAAATGTGACGGGCCTGGATTTCGGGTTCAACTTCGACACCATCGTGAACACCAACAATGCGGGCCAGGGCTCGTTAAGGCAGTTTGTCCTGAATGCCAATGCCATGGGCAATGAAAGCCTGCTGGCCCAGTCAGGAAACCGCAAAAAGCTGGACAACACCAATGAAAGCCTTCCTGCGGGCAAGGAAACCAGCATCTTCATGATTCCGGCAGCCAACCTCACCGCCAGTGTCGGGGTGATCACCCTGTCCAGCACGGTGCAATTCACCGGGACAAATGCTGTGAACACCATCCTGGACGGCACCACCCAGACCGTGAACATTGCAGATGGAAACAGCGGACAGCTGGGCACCGGAGGCACCGTGGGCATCGGGCCGGATTTGATTGCAGGCAACTCCGATGACACCGTGCTGAACAGGATCTACAGACCCGAAATCGAAATCAAATCCCTCACCGGAAGCATTGCGGGCATGGGCTTGCAGCTCTCTGCCAGCAACATCACAGTGCGCGGGGTTTCGGTTTATGGTTTTGGCAGTGCCGCCAACGCCGACAACAACGCCAACATCCAGATCGACAACGATTACACCTCCACCCTGATCGAGCAGAACTTCCTGGGGATTTCCGCCACCCGCAGCACTTTTGATTGCTCTGCCACAGCAGGCACAGCCGTGGCCACCGGAAGTGGCGACAACATTCGCAGCATCGGTGGCGACTCTGGAACCGTGCAGTACAACCTGATCGGCTGTGCAGCGGGCAAAGGGTTCGGGGTGGAAAACAGCTCCACAGGCTGGCAGATCCTGGGCAACGAAATCCGGGGCAACGCCATTGGCAACATGCACCTGGACGGCGTTGACCTGGAGAACGGCAACACTGGAACCGCCACTGTGCGCGGCAACCTGATCGCCAGCAACTGGGGTGTGGGTGTGGACTCCTACTCCGGACTGGGCAGCAACACCACCGAATACAACACCATCGAAAACAACGGCATCGGCACTTCAGGGGGCAGCCCACTGGAAGATTCCGGGGTTCGCATTTACGGCACAGGAAGCACCGTGCGCTACAACATCATCCGCAACAATGTGGGTTCTGGCGTGATGGTCCAGGCGTCCAGCAGTGGCAACACCATCACCCAGAACAGCATTTACGGCAACGGCAAAATCGGGATTGATTTGCTGAACAGCACCGACGATGTGACCAAAGGGACCAGTCCTTTTGTGACCCTCAATGACCTCAATGATGCAGACACTGGAGCCAACGGCCTCCTGAATTACCCAGTGTTCGCTGCAGCCACCCTGGTGGGCAGCAACCTGGAAGTGACCGGATACGCAAGGCCCGGAGCCACCATCGAACTGTTCCTGTCTGACTCGGATGCCAGCAGCTTTGGGGAAGGACAGACCTACCTGGGAACGGTGACGGAAGGCTGCAGCACGGTGTCCAGCACCTGTCTTGCTGTGGATTCGGATGGCACCACTGGAACTTACGGTTCTGCTGCAGTGAACGGCATCCTGCAGGGCACCGACAGCACCAACAAATTCAAATTCACCCTTCCCCTCAGCAGCCTGAAAACCACCGTGGCAAACGGAAACAAACTGACCGCCACCGCCACTTTAAGCAGCAACACTTCAGAGTTCAGTGGTCAGGTGACGGTGCTGGCCCAGATTTCAGGGAACGTGTTTGAAGATGTGAACTACGGTGGTGGAGCAGGGCGCAATTACAGCACCTCCAACACCAGCGCAACCGCTTCTGGATTCACCAGTGGAGCCATCCTGCGTTCCGGTGTAACGGTTGAACTGTACAGCAGCACGGGAACCTACATTAGCAACACCACCACCGACAGCGCTGGAAATTACGTCTTCTCAGTGGCTGCGGGCAGTTACCAGATCCGGGTGGTGAACAGCACGGTCAGCAGCACGAGAACCGGATGGGTCAACACCCTGAGACCCGTACAGACCTACCGGACCAATGGCAGCACGGGAACGGCAGTGGCTGTGACCAACAAAGTGGGCGGAGAAGACCCCACCCAGGTGGATGCCGCAGCCAACACCACCAGCACGCTGGCTGTTCTGAATGCTGTGGCAAATCAGGAAGTGCAGTCCCTGACGCCAGTGACCGTTTCCACCGCCAGCATCTCTGGACTGGACTTTGGATTCAACTTCGACACCATTGTGAACACCAATGATGCGGGCCAGGGTTCCATGGCCCAGTTCATCAGCAATGCCAATGCTCTGGGGAACG containing:
- a CDS encoding GEVED domain-containing protein, with product MSCAAPSRSKSAGGLPWGSAELLNRFVLKFLLLLLFLGTAAHAQTTTLKITPITWDIIGLDSNNVNAGPNVFIVGARVCNIGAATATNVTATFNKTGTNNPYINLQDQSSYSVASLPAGADPDPGNTRQYFYPNPTQNTLPSNCFDFYYNGVITRTAAAYNTFQGYNITATASNASSVQTSASKQLYIEKLVSQNRNSIISFSGTTAVEVGKTYQYTLVASTATNGYEQIEHFPNFPNNQFQVLSIQTAYSAPTGQKNQIAYADACGFVYSYAGSVNKSDCQVGGTTPIVGGKAGGDPITTVYTVKILGPGNGTINNLVYDYSGSSYHYNSDYFTGGAMSFTAVYPPNLTVSKSTSTSTIWRSTTGNTGSYSITVANSSAANTGTATSVVISDPLPSGFTYASTGTLSLTGGATRTSTSNPTAGSSSPSWGSFTIPAGGSVTIPFNVTIAGSTALGTYQNGVTATYTSPDGTTGNTSTYNSASSTAEDITLKSIDCSTIYAVVGQVATQATTGTKFLTLDPNTGLFGAQIVDISGIPSVTGGFGVSPTLQKIVYVDGNGGAGYGGIARIYTTDGNTPVNTGHTIADPTAEHQVGVDKSGVLWATQWTGAKTLYRYAGTGNAVSQGSISAADSTLQTEWSSLSEGDFAFDNAGNMWFISTNTNVTPDKVTLWIVDATNRLAYKVGDFGSLVSGSFAKGAEFGPDGQLYIGVTNPGTNGNATIYKYNPGTGAFITLTSAAGALSTTYDDIQDMGSCIYPDTSDSGDAPSSYGTATHVAISTIYMGSLEDKEANQSSSNATADDTTGVNDDDGISAFPVLAAGATSYSISGIPVFNNTGTAGKLIGWIDFNKNGTFETSEGVSVAVPSSASAQTVTLSWSGLSGLTAGSTFARFRLGTDTPLTTATPTGISTNGEVEDYALSIINNTDYSDAPSGYGSASHNIVPTVRLGSVAPDAEVTAASSSNADGDDTSGTDDEEAISSFPLLTTASTTYALNNITVLNNSGTTGKLIGWIDFNQNGTFETTEAASVNVNSSASTQSVSLSWTGLSGLVAGTTYVRLRISSDATLTTSTPTGLKTNGEVEDYTMTIQAVDYGDAPSSYLSASHVISSNLRLGSVLADAESGMQNSATANGDDLAGTDDEDALSGTVNVSALGTFTLSNIGVTNTTGSTARLVGWIDFNRNGTFDSATEAAIATINNGATTATLSWMLPADLQGGASFLRLRITTDSTIATGTASTSVPTGLASNGEMEDHPVNLNFYTLSGTVFTDVNYGGGAGRDYATASSSATASGFAAGSMARSGATVELYSSTGTYIGNATTNASGQYSFLVAAGSYQIRVVNSTVTSARTGYVAGLLPVQTYRTSGSTGTAVAVTNKVGGEDPTQVDAAANTTSTLAVLNAVAGQEVQSLTPVTVSTANVTGLDFGFNFDTIVNTNNAGQGSLRQFVLNANAMGNESLLAQSGNRKKLDNTNESLPAGKETSIFMIPAANLTASVGVITLSSTVQFTGTNAVNTILDGTTQTVNIADGNSGQLGTGGTVGIGPDLIAGNSDDTVLNRIYRPEIEIKSLTGSIAGMGLQLSASNITVRGVSVYGFGSAANADNNANIQIDNDYTSTLIEQNFLGISATRSTFDCSATAGTAVATGSGDNIRSIGGDSGTVQYNLIGCAAGKGFGVENSSTGWQILGNEIRGNAIGNMHLDGVDLENGNTGTATVRGNLIASNWGVGVDSYSGLGSNTTEYNTIENNGIGTSGGSPLEDSGVRIYGTGSTVRYNIIRNNVGSGVMVQASSSGNTITQNSIYGNGKIGIDLLNSTDDVTKGTSPFVTLNDLNDADTGANGLLNYPVFAAATLVGSNLEVTGYARPGATIELFLSDSDASSFGEGQTYLGTVTEGCSTVSSTCLAVDSDGTTGTYGSAAVNGILQGTDSTNKFKFTLPLSSLKTTVANGNKLTATATLSSNTSEFSGQVTVLAQISGNVFEDVNYGGGAGRNYSTSNTSATASGFTSGAILRSGVTVELYSSTGTYISNTTTDSAGNYVFSVAAGSYQIRVVNSTVSSTRTGWVNTLRPVQTYRTNGSTGTAVAVTNKVGGEDPTQVDAAANTTSTLAVLNAVANQEVQSLTPVTVSTASISGLDFGFNFDTIVNTNDAGQGSMAQFISNANALGNESLLAQSGNRKDLSNINQSLPSGKETSIFMIPAANLTSGVALIDLSVASDPALPAFSGSNATNTILDGTTQTVNIGDTNSGVLGTGGTVGTGNDGLQGTSDDAALPQVYKPEVQITGRFGINGLSVTAGTITLRGMAIKGFGQSSINSDHGDIYVAGASNLTVEGMVIGTSASSFTDPGAGLRSSNGLVFWSGAVSNTTLQNNLIGFTERRGIAATGTTLQLDTLLIQQNEIRSTNRLGTTQGGGIELNPDYSPSGTYHRAITIKQNLITATGAGDSGIELGYTPTDTIKRIEDNTISNNAYGGISLSLDTTSGTATHNTSTVRDYLLHNVITGNQTGIQIYATGTIAALENKTISQNAIYDNTALGIDLKLDGVTGNDGLLTAAQPNRLIDYPIITSSVLTGNSLQLQGVVGGNLPSNAVPTPSNSTFAGATLEFFIADNSPANQDGVVLLSDGRSKPHGEGAIYIGQGTADASGNFNVTLSLSASQVTALGTATNVTATATNASGSTSEFGPVYLYRQVSGTVFEDVNYGGGLGRNYGTSNTSAQNGGSGFAAGAIGRAGVTLEVYDSTGTPVDLDPSTSGTQNNVTTTAGGNYSIGLFEGNYQIRVVNSTVSSTRTGWVNTLMPVQTYRTNASTGSAVAVTSKVGGEDPAQVDAAANTTSTLATLNAVANQEVQSLSSVNLTAGNVSGVDFGFNFDTIVNTSDAGQGSLRQFVLNANALGNESLLAQSGNRKKLDNTNESLPAGKETSIFMVPQPASPPTSWAATITLTTTVQFTGANAVNTILDGTTQTVNIGDTNTGQLGTGGTVGTGVDAILGNADDTVLNKIYKPEIEIKSLTGNIAGMGLQVSANTITLRGLSIYGFGTAVNSSNHANIHLDDGFTNAVIEQNFVGISATRSSFNCPTGGATGTGDNIRSLGADNGTIQNNLIGCNASKGIGLENSSTGWQILGNEIRGNAIGNPNLDGIDIENGSSGNVTVRGNLVAYNAGVGVDTHIGMGGNTISQNTIEFNGAGTGASLEDSGIRVYGPGNTIQYNIIRSNTGSGVMVEPTSTGNVISKNSIYSNGKIGIDLMTSTDTEKSGTAPYVTLNDSGDADTGGNTLLNFPVFATATLQGGNLTITGYARPGATIELFLANPDPSGFGEGQTYLGTFTEGCSTVSSTCLAVDSDSATGSYGPSSVNGILQGQDSTSRFQFVVPVSGLLATVNLGDQLTATATLSSNTSEFSGLVTVSIAGFSVSGNVYEDVQPNGSFEPTENWTAGSTVYVHLIQSGNVVATTTVGAGTGAFTFSNVNAGTYTLAVSSVSGTVGNPAPGITAPAGWLYINPADGSRQLDVASAVTGQNFGLYHGSRVTGRVFYDDAFGAASVADESKANNGIQDLSEKGASGVTVRATAGVNTVSATTSATGDFQMYLPHAQFGGQTVVIGHAAQPATGNNTGNVAPITLATTLNDGLAASRSYSNASGQTYGTYYFGILHSSSWRPDQSGTTSSPGIIDYTHAYTPETLGNLAFSTAGNLFYGVFGDTNCDGTFSDTEKASNLLVSPIHVGYSWPRLSDGSFKPCEFHVQVNVPSNLAANSVDRVKVKAELTWQNNSSVKDPLYLLDTTTTRTLANGGKLSLTKGLRNVTQGETSYTVSNGGKVGEVIEYKITFTNSGDTVITDIVLGDNVPYFTDMVQNVYGATGEMELHCPSGSVVNVNLGQTSVIDLPLNLPTSCNITQMAPGDFGYFLYRVQIR